AGCCACTGAAAGTTCTAGAGAGGTATTGGGATGATACAGAGTGAATGCCATTTGCTGCCTTACAGAAGGCAGGAGGGGCTCCTTCAGGCCCAGgaggtttctgtttgtttgtttttatttttgttttccttgttttaatgtttagttttgagagagagtgcacgagagggggaggtgcagagagggggtggggtcggcagatccaaagcgggctccacactgatagcagacagcccgatgtggggctcaaactcatgaactgtgagatcatgacctgagctaaagccagacactcgaccgactgagccacccaggtgcccccaggcccAGGAGTTTCATTTTGCTCTCCCAGGCCCTTGGCTAACCCTCAAAATATGAAGCAGACATGCATCTGGGACTGTCTTCCCTCACAGCCTTTGGGAGTCTGAGGGTGGTCACCAGCTTCTTGGTGCAGGGGACTCAGATCAGGATGGCCCCACAGGGACACCCTGCTTCCTGTCTCCACAGGGAGAACTTCTTGGTCCTTGATGTCTTTTTTGAAGCCCTGACCTCCGAGGCCATGGAGCAGCGAGCGGCCTACGGCCTGTCAGCCCTACTGGGTGAGACGAGGCCCTGACCCAGATTCCATGGGGGCGGATGAGCCCAGCCTGTGCCTCTGACCCTGCTCTTGTGCGCCCCAGGAGACCTCGGGGGACAGATGGGCCTATTCATCGGGGCCAGCATCCTCACCCTGCTGGAGATCCTGGACTACATCTATGAGGCAAGGGATGGGGGCCTGGTGGGGGCCACCCAGAGGGGGcgtggagggtgggaggaggggctgtgggaaaAGCAGGGGGCAGTACAGTCTTCCTGGTGCAGCTGGCTTGGCTGCAAAGCCAGGGTTCTTGGCCAGGGTCTCCTGACTGGCTGGAAGGCTGGGGGGTGCTGAGGAGTCAGGAGAAGGGGATGGGTGGGGAGGATTGGGGAGTCCTAATGGGGGTTTGCTGGGGCAGTAAGTCCTACAAGGTGGGCCTGGTGAGGCCTGCCCTTCTCCTCTACCAAGTTTCCTGAGCCCGCTGCTGTCCCCTCACTCTGAACCCCAAGGTGTCCTGGGACCGACTGAAGCGGGTGTGGCGTCGTCCCAAGACCCCCCTGCGGACCTCCACTGGGGGCATCTCCACCCTGGGGCTGCAGGAGCTGAAGGAGCAGGTGAGGGCGAGCTCTGCGGAGTGCAGCCGGTGCCCTCTCCCGGGACTGAAGGCCTCGGCAACTTCTGAACTAGCCTGCCCAAGCTCTTCCTGGGTTCCCTGGAAGCCCCTACCCTAGGAGGCGAGGAAAGGCTGGCtgctgcggggtgggggtggggggagcggcgGGGCATGGGGGCAGGGCTTGCATTCTCCACGTCCGCTCCCTCTTTACCTTGCAGAGTCCATGTCCAAGCCGGGGCTGTGCTGAGGGTGGGGGAGCCAGCGGCCTGctccccaaccaccaccaccctcctggTCCCCGAGGAGGCCTCTTTGAAGACTTTGCTTGCTAGGATGGTGCTGTGTCTAAAAAGACCCAGGAGTCTGGGACCCCTCCCAGGATCCCCGACAGTCTCCTCCTGATCCTGGGACACAAGGCCAGGGGGTGAcccaaggggagggggagaaggcgGTGCTCACTGGGAGGGTGGGGACTCAGTTCACCAGCTCTGGTGCCAGCTGCTTTGCACAAGGGTCCTTCTTGtccacacctcccacccccaggctggtgcccagggagggctggaggggagggaaggaaaggagagagggagacggaagaAGGGGCCCACCCAGCAGGGGTGGAACCCCCtgtacatttgtatatatttagggaggacagggtgggggtggggatacaGAAGTAGAAGCAGGGTGGGGCTATGGGGGTGGGTGATTCAGGGACAGCCAGGGTCCCAGCCCTAGAATgtcagcaggagagggagaaccCCCAGGACTCAGGAGGGCTGGGCTGGTCCTACTTCCTGTCCCTCTCCAGGCCCAGCTCCCCGTTTTGCAGGGGGACTGGGTGGCCCAGCAGGCCTGGCCTAGCTCCCaatttcccctgcccccaccccaccttcagcATCCCCTCCACAGGGAGCAGGCCGACCCATCAGACCTTGGCTGAGtttgggggtggagaagggagcCTTCCTGAAtggcctctctgcctccagtcTGGTTTTGTAAGTGCTGACGAAACTGAGAATAAAGAGGCCTAAAGAACTTTCCGTGTGCACATATGACCAAGCTGTGagctggggcagggcggggcatCTCATGGCTTAGTCCCTGGGAAAGGAGACCGGGGCCATCCTTACCACCAGCCCTCCCAGTCCCTGTGCCACCTTGTGAAAACTCAGAATCACTAGTCCACACTCAGCCAGTTTATTAAAGGCAGGGAGCTTCATCCAGGTCCAGAAGGGAGAAGCCGGGGGACACCCCCCCTTCTTCTCTCAGCTCCCCGCTTCCCCAATCACTCATCTACAGCCCAGCCCCCAGGAGGGAGATGGGGCTGGCGTCAGGCAGACTGCACTGCATAAATACTCAGAGGCCACAGCCTGAATCAGCAGCGTCAAGGgcggcagtggggggggggggggggggggggggggggggaggcagggagaccaggttTGGGGCAAGAAGGGGTGGCTCCAAAGGCACCTCCCAGGGCTTGTCCTGAGCCCGAGGACCCACAAAGCTAGAGAGAGGGGGCcagcgggctctgccctggggtcTGAGACCACGGCCGGCCCTGTCCGGCGAGGCTGGCAGGTGACTCTGGGTTgttggggaggagaggggtgcTGCCGTGCCAGGGTGCTGGGGCGCAGGGCGGGCTCAGGTGCTGTTGCCCTGCTCCTGCTCGAAGAGCAGCATGGCTAGCTGCGTGCGGGAGCCCAGGCCCTCCAGCTCGCCCTGGCGGCAGCGGTGGTACAGGTCCTCGCTGAGCCGGGCACTGCACGTCTGGGCCCGGTAGCGCTGCAGCAGCGCCGGCTCCACGGCCCGCAGAACGTGGAGGCCGGAGAAGCGCAGGAACAGCTCGTACACGTCCATGCTCTCCAGcagctcctcctcctgctctgagGCCGCCGCCAGCCGCCCTCGGGCCGCCACGTAGTCGGAGTTGTAGAAGCAGGCCTCGCTGGCTGCCTGGCGATCGAAGCGGCCCGTGTCTCGGCCCAGCTCCGGGGGCCCAGGGCCCTGGGGCGGGGCCACGGCGGGGTGGAAGGCCTGGAAGTGCATGGGAAAGAAGGCCTGCCAGCCAGAGATGGCGTGCATGCGGCAGCGGTTCAGGAAGTCAGGCGTGAGCACCGTGTCTGGCCCGGCCAGCAGGAACAGTGTGTCCAGCGGGTGCTTCTTGGAGAGCAGATCCATGAGGCGCAGCGGGGAGGGTGCGGCCGTCTGCACGCTGAGCCAGGGCACCCGGGCCCCGGGGAAACGCCGCTCCAGTTCCGCCACGTGGGCCTTGACGGGCGCAAAGACATCCGCGTGGGCCGCCCGTTGGGCCTGTCGTGGCTCGTACAGGAGCAGCAGGGTCAAGGCTGCCGCGGCATCGCCAGGTTCCAGCGCCGCAGTGGCGAAGGCTTCCAGGAAGCCAGGGGCCAGGTCCCGCTCGGCCGCAGCCAGAGGCAGTAACACGGTGAGACGCGAGGCTTCGGTGACGTAGGGCACAGGCAAGATCTCCACACGGCTCAGTGGCCGCAGCAGCTGCACCCGGCGGGTGAGGGGCCGGCGGCCACCCTGGGGGGTGAGCGCCTCCAGCTGCAAGTCCAGTGTGTACTCCATACCCCGGGCAGGATCAAAGCGTCGGTAGCCATTAACTAGCTGCTGCTTCTGGAGCCGCAGGGCTGGATGATAGCGACGGTTGAGCTCTTCCAGGGCCGCCCCCAGAACGTCAGCCACATCGGCCCGGTCAGCCCCTCGCAGCGGGCAGCGGGGCGAACCATCAGCGCAGGAGAAAGCATGCTGCTCCGTGAAATAGTCCCAGCGTAACACCTCAAAACGGGAGGCCGGGCGGGATGGTGCCGGAATGCCCACAGGCCAGGCGGCTGCGCGCTCCCCATCGGCTGCCAGATGGCTGGTGTTCTGGATCTCCCACTAGATCGGAAAAATAGACCAGGAGCAAGGTAGAGACTGTGGGGGCCAGCGCAGAGCTGGAGGACTAAGCAGACAGCAGGTGCTACTTGGGATGGGTCCCTAGTCCCCAATTTCTACTATCCCAGGGCCTCCACCTATCCTTTCCCCAGATTGAGGCAGCCTAAGAATTAAAAGGGAGGCTTCTGGAAGAGCTTCTCAGAAAAGGCAGGAACAAAGAGGGACTGGGAAGCCAGTTTGTTCTGATTCTAGTTTTGACTTCCCTGGGATCTCAGATGTCTTAGGACCTGTCCCCTCTGTCCCCCAGGGCCCCGACCATACCTGCAACTCCTGGATCTCCTGGTATGTTCGTTCCAGCTCAGCTCGGGCAAAAGCTTTGTGCAGCTGGTACATGTGTACGGGGTCATGCACAGGGTGGGCTGTCAGGGCACTGCGGAAACGGGGGTCTCCTTCCTGCACATGCTCCCCAGGGCTCAGCTCCAGGTAGCTATAGTGTACCccctggggagaggaagggaaggggtctATGATGGGAAGAGATGGGACAGCTCCCCATTCACCTCCCAGTGTGGATTTCATCTTCCCCTCCCATGACCTATGTGGACCTGGAGTCGGAATTACTGGGTTTAAGTACACCTTGGCCAGTTGTTAGcttgtgtgactttgggcgaGCCTCTGCTAGCTCATGTGTGGAAATGGGCATATGGATCCTATCTCAGAGCTGTCCAGGGGCTCAAATAAAAATCATAGTAGCCAACACTGAACGCCTGCTATGTGCAAGGTTCCCTTATTTTTTCTAATCCTTAGAACACACCTGAACCATAGTTGTTTTCATTGGTATGGATGAGGATACCAAAGTTCAGGAGATGCAGTCATTCACCCAAGGTTGCAGGGATAGAAAGTGACAGAACTGGCACGGAAACCCAGGCCTATTATTTCCAACTACCCCTTTGCCTCCGAGGGGGAAGGGCACAAGCTCAGGCAGGAGGTGCCAACGGGGCGGCTTATCTTCCCACCTCGTGGTCGCCAGTGCAGCCCACCCCTGTGGCATCGAGGATGCAGCGTCCCAGCCACTCATCCGGTCGCGCACTGACGATGTCGTTGCGGCAGCCTTCCAGGTGGGGGCGCAGCTGCTGCAGCAGTGTGCGGGACAGCAGCACCCCAAAGCCGCCATGGCAGTAGCGGCCTGGGGCGGGCTCTCCACCGATGAAGTCCTGTGGCCGGCCCAGGTACAGGTGGGCAGCGGCCGCCAGGCTCAGACGGCCGGCTAGGCGAGCCAGTCCATGTGCCTCGGTGTAGGTGGCATCGGGCACTATGAAGAACCAGTCAAAGTCGTCACCGTGTTGCTCCAGTAGGTGGCGCAGTGCCAGGTGCAGGTGCCCTATGGGCCGCTCCTCACCCAGTGTCACCACTGCCATGCCTGGTGGTGCCCTGCGGCCGCGAGAGCCCGTCAGGAACACCACACGCTCTAGCCGGTGCCCCAGCGTGCGGTTCACGGCCACACCCAGTGTGGGCAACGTGGCTTGTGAGGTCAGCACCGCCACAAGCAGCCTCTGCCTGATGCCCAGCTCCGTGCTGATGTATCGGGTTCTGGGGGAGAAGAGGGCACAAGGTTATCAGAAGACAACATAGGCTCTGGCAGGTCAcatcctctctgggcctgtttcttcACCTACGAATAGGATAAGAATAACCAACTCCCCGGGGGTCATGGGgatttacatgaaatatttgcCTTACCTATATAGTGCCTTGAGGAGGGGGGGATGGCGATGTGTGTGGAGATATGAGAGGTACATTGTGGATTTGATTCTCTGTTTCACGACTTAGTAGTTGtgtccttgagcaagttatttaacctacCTGAGCCTCATTCAGTAGTCTGCTCTGCATAAAGGAGCTGATAGTATCTATTCAAAGCACTTAGGCAACTGCTCAGCACATAGATACTCCACACACCATGTATATacttatttctatataaatatgcCATCATAGCACAAATACATCACATAAATGATGTAAAGGAATATAGGGCAGAGGGATGTACTGAGTGTGTTTGGGACAAGGGAAAACCGGGGCTCAGCAGTTCCGGTAACTTAGCTTCCATAATGCAGAAGGTAAGTCGCAAAGCTGAAATTTGAACTCAGTGTTGCTTAGAAGAAAAGTATTTCAACTCATGCGCAAAGGCATTAATGGGATGGGtacctcacccctcccccacaaaccTCATCCCGAGGTGCCCCACCCAGGAACAAGAGATACAGGTAAattctggtttctcttttttctttccctctctctatgcacCCACTCCAAGTACCAGTCATTTCTCGAAACCCAACAGCCCAATCAGGGAGCTAATAGGATCTATGAGGGACCATGGGGTCGAGCCAGTTTAGGACAGAGGAGGGCAAGTTCCGCCCAGGCCTGGACGGGGCCCAGAAAGGGCCTCAGATGGGTTCCACAGCTCCCGGGGAAGCAGGGCAATCGGAAGTTATTGGGGCCAAAGACTTCCTGGCTGGCCAGCCCCTTCCTTCCGGAGCCTAACCCAGCCTCCGGCGGCCTCCCCGGCGCGCCCGACCCGACCGGTGCCCAGGGGGTGGGGCTGGCGGGGCTGATCCCTACCTGACGGCCTTTTTGGCGGCCTGGCCAGGCTGTGCAGGGTGGTAGGGCAAGACACGCGGCTCCCAATTCTCCCCGGCGCCTGCGCCGACCCCAGGCCTCTCGCGCTCCGCTCCCGGCTGCACCGAGTTGGGCCGGCGCGCCGCGTTCGTGTTGCCGCGCGGCGGCAGCTCAGACTCTCCTGGTTGGGGCGGCCCTGGGCCACACGGTTCCTCCACCCAGGTGACGCTGAGCAAGCTCAGAGTGAAGCCCAGGGAGATGCCCACGGCCACAGGCCCTGCGGGCCGCAGCACCGACAGCAGCAGCGATGCCCGCATGGCGCCGGGACCACGGGCCCCGGGGCCCGGAGCAGCCCCACAGCAGCCAGAAGAGGCTCCGAGGGGGCGGGACCGGGGAGGGGGCGGATCCGAAGGGCCCGGGCCAAGCGGGCGGGCCCGCTCCCTCCCCGCCGACGCGGTCCTAGTCGAATCCCCTGCGCGGCGTTCCGATCCTCCTCCGTCCGGCGCAGGGTCCCAGCGCTCCGCGCAGGAGCCTCGACCACGGCCGCCGCTGTCCGACGTGTCACTGCGAGGTCCCCGCCCCCGGGGTGGGGTCTCGGGCTCCAGCTACCGGAGacggaggagaagggggaggttAAAGGGGAAGGACCCCCGGAAGTGCCCCCTCCTCAGTGCCGGTGAGGGAAACGCCGGAGGCGGAGTCCCCTGCCTCCCCCGGCGTGGTTGGTGCGTCCCTGGTGACGTCAGAAGCAGCCCGCCCCTGCCTGGATGGTGCGCCCTGAGTGACGTCAGGAGCAGAGGCCGGAGCTGTCCATCAGCACCAAAGGCCGCGGGCGGGCTCAGGGCATGGGGCCGCGGCTCTggggcagccccagcccctgctcccgctcctttcccttccccagacCCAGCCTGAGTCCCCAGGCTCCGCGGCACTGGAGTGCCAGCCGGTGTTGGAGGCGGAGCAGCGACGCCGCCGCACAGAGAACGGTCCCTCCGGCCCAGCAGCCCCCTTCCCGGCTCGGCGGACTTTTCCCGGACCCCAGTCAGCTGGGGCCTCTGGCGCTCTGCAACCCCGGACCCTCCGGCCCCTGCACAGCCTCTTTCGCTCAGAAGCTCAGGTCGCCTCCTGCCCAGGTAGATCTTGGACAATCCCAGATTTGGCCGCCCACAGAGGAGTCTCCTGGCTGCCTCTTTCTTATGGGCAGCACActgtcctcctcttcccccaaccAGGGTCCCTTTTAACTTCTACATCTCAGCCTCCTTTAGCCAGgcacttttgtttccctttgtctTTTGCTCCACTTCAGAGATGCTTCCAGAGCTGGGCATCACTCCTTTGTCCACTGGTGTCCTTGCCTAGTTCTCCCATTCCCATTCTTGCCCCCATCCTGGTGGAGACCCAGCACTCCTCCTTGACCCCAACTTACTCTTTGTCAGGCTGACCTGGGAGGTTGACTCCCTTCCATTCCCAGcactatgccaggcactgtggcgACACTGCGGTTCCAGCTGCTGCCCCCCGAGCCAGATGATGCCTTCTGGGGTGCACCCTGTGAGCAGCCCCTGGAGCGCAGGTACCAGGCACTGCCGGCCCTCGTCTGCATCATGTGCTGTCTGTTCGGAGTCGTCTACTGCTTCTTCGGTGAGACCCCTACCTCATCCTTCACCTGGGCTCCCCACtgtttcccaaattattttttaggcGCCTCAAATCTTCTCTAGAACATcatcaccactaccaccatcaccaccaccaccatgaataactgtctttcttttctctttctttcatcccACACATGTTCATGGATCATCTAGACTCTAGGTCCTAAAAAACACAGGCTTTTAAATTCAGCATGCTTGAATTTGAAACTGGCTCTGCACATTACTAATTGTGATACCTCGGCGCAttaacctgtctgagcctcagttttcccatctaaaCTGT
The window above is part of the Prionailurus bengalensis isolate Pbe53 chromosome C1, Fcat_Pben_1.1_paternal_pri, whole genome shotgun sequence genome. Proteins encoded here:
- the CHPF gene encoding chondroitin sulfate synthase 2, with translation MRASLLLSVLRPAGPVAVGISLGFTLSLLSVTWVEEPCGPGPPQPGESELPPRGNTNAARRPNSVQPGAERERPGVGAGAGENWEPRVLPYHPAQPGQAAKKAVRTRYISTELGIRQRLLVAVLTSQATLPTLGVAVNRTLGHRLERVVFLTGSRGRRAPPGMAVVTLGEERPIGHLHLALRHLLEQHGDDFDWFFIVPDATYTEAHGLARLAGRLSLAAAAHLYLGRPQDFIGGEPAPGRYCHGGFGVLLSRTLLQQLRPHLEGCRNDIVSARPDEWLGRCILDATGVGCTGDHEGVHYSYLELSPGEHVQEGDPRFRSALTAHPVHDPVHMYQLHKAFARAELERTYQEIQELQWEIQNTSHLAADGERAAAWPVGIPAPSRPASRFEVLRWDYFTEQHAFSCADGSPRCPLRGADRADVADVLGAALEELNRRYHPALRLQKQQLVNGYRRFDPARGMEYTLDLQLEALTPQGGRRPLTRRVQLLRPLSRVEILPVPYVTEASRLTVLLPLAAAERDLAPGFLEAFATAALEPGDAAAALTLLLLYEPRQAQRAAHADVFAPVKAHVAELERRFPGARVPWLSVQTAAPSPLRLMDLLSKKHPLDTLFLLAGPDTVLTPDFLNRCRMHAISGWQAFFPMHFQAFHPAVAPPQGPGPPELGRDTGRFDRQAASEACFYNSDYVAARGRLAAASEQEEELLESMDVYELFLRFSGLHVLRAVEPALLQRYRAQTCSARLSEDLYHRCRQGELEGLGSRTQLAMLLFEQEQGNST